Genomic DNA from Gemmatimonadota bacterium:
TCGTGGCCGGCGCAGAAGGCGCGGCCGGCGGCGCGGATGACGACGACGCGCACCGCGCTGTCCTTCGCGGCGCTCTCCAGCGCGGTCTTGAGCGCATCCAGCAGGTCTTCCGACAGGGCGTTGTAGACGCGCGGCCGGTTGAGCGTGAGCGTGAGAACGCCGCGTTCCGACAGGTCCGGCAGCAGCACCGGTTCGTTCGGGGCGGCGGAGGCTGGGGATTTCGACGGTTCGGTCATGGCCCGGACCCCCCTCGTCCTTATCGATTCCCTCCGCCGGACTCATAGACTGATAGCAAGAACATGAAAAGCCGACGCCATGCCGCAATCGCGATGGCGCGCGGCGCGGCCGCGGGCGGACCGCATGCGCTCCGGTGCTGCCGGCGCCAGGTCCGGGTGGCGCTGCGGGGCATGGACAAGCGGCGCAATAGGCGGTGAAATCCGCTCCGCAGTCATTGAGGAGGCGAAACGTGAAGAAGCCCGGCCCCGATCATCCCATTAGTGTCGAGCCCGCCGCGGAAACGGTGACGGTCGTCTTCAACGGCAAGACGGTCGCCCGGTCGTCGCAGGCGCTGAAGATGCAGGAGGCGCGCTATGCGCCCGTCTACTATATACCGCTCGCCGATGTGGACCGGGCGGTCATGGCGAAGACCGCGCACCGGACATACTGCCCCTACAAGGGCCATGCCAGCTATTACACGGTGACGGTCGGCATCGAGAGCGCGGAGAATGCGGTCTGGGCCTACGAGGAGCCCTTCGAGGCCGTCGCCGCCATCGCCGGTCACGTCGCCTTCTACGCCGACCGGGTGGATTCTCTGACCGTCGGCTGATCGCCGGCTGATTGTCGACTGATTGCCGGCTGGCCGGGGCAGCCCCGCCGCGTCGGCGCATAATCCCGCCGCCGTTGACGCCAAATATCCCGTAATATATAGTAGCTTGACGGTTACTTTATTTGAATCGTTCTAAATTATTTGCCGACGCAGACCGGTCGGCAAGACACCGATTGAATTCATTCGTATTGGAGGAATTGCAAAACGGGGGGGCAGGTCATGGCGGAACCGGCAAGAAAGCTGAACGGTAACGATCACTATCAAATAATTGCCGAAGAGTATCGCTCTCCAACCAAGAAAATTCGTCCCGAGTATTTTGTCATCGATGCCGACCGGCATATCATCGAACCGCCGGAGGCCTTTAACAAATATCTCGACAAGAAGTATTCCGACGCCGCGGTGCAGGAAGTGCGGGACAATTTCGGCGCGACCCGGCTGATGATCGAAGGCCGATTGTACCAGAAACCGAGGGGGCTCGGCAGCGGCCGGCCCGAGGGCACCTCCGATCACCGCCCGCGTGGGGTTTCCCTGAGCTATCGGGATGCCTGCGAACATGTCTACGCCAACCGGGACGAAGACATGGACCGCACGGGGATCGACGTCGCCCTGTGGATCCCGACGATGGGCGTGTTCCTGCCCGACGTCCTCGACTGGGACCTGCAATACGCATACATGCGCAGCTACAACGACTGGATCGCCAACGACTGGGCAATCGGCAAACGCCACCTGTGGTGCGCCTCGATTCCCCTGGATCCCGTCAATGCCGTGGCGGAAATCAAGCGGGTCGCGGAGATGGGGGCGAACGGGATCGCGCTGCGCCCCAACGTGATGCAGGACGTGCACTGGTGGGAGCCGGAATGGGATCCGGTCTGGGAGGCCATGGTGGACGCCGGATTGCCCGTGGTGTTCCACGAAGGGACCGGCACATACCACGCATCCTACAGCACCGAATACAAGTTCAAGCACTACTGGTTGACCCACACGGTCTCGCACCCGTGCGAAATGGCCACCGGCCTGGTCGGGATCATCGGCATGGGCGTCCTCGCGCGTCATCCCGGACTGAGAGCCCTTCTGTGCGAGGGCGGCGCGACATGGGTGCCGTTCTTCCTCGGACGGCTGGACGATCATTTCGAAGACCGGCCGGGAGAGAATATTTATATCGACAGGTTGCCCTCGGAGTATTTCAGGCAACAGTGCTGTATCTGTACGTTCGAGCCCCAGGAACCGCTCCTCAAGGAGACGATGGAGTGGCTGAACGGCAGGAATATGGCGTGCACGAGCGACTATCCCCACTGGGATTCGAGCGGTGTCAGCGGCGTCGAACAATATCTCAAATACTATCCGGATTTCGACGAAGAAACCCGGAACCGGTTCTTTTCTCACAACGCAATCGACGTTCTGGGAAACCTTTAGAAATGAGGCACGCCCGAGACACGAAGAGGTAACGACTCACCGAAAGTTCGAACTGTACCTGAAACTATTGCGCTGGGAGGAAACGCAATGAGTACGACAGCATACATCCGCAAAACGACCGGTATGGTTGCGATAGGACTCGCGTTGTCGGTCGCGGCATCCGGCTCATGGGCCGCAGAGAAATTCCCCAACAGGCCGATCGACATCATCGCCAACTACGGCCCCGGCGGCGGCGCCGATCAATTCGTCAGGGCCCTGGCGCCGTTGTTGTCGAGAGAGCTCGGCGTGAAGGTCCAGCCGTCGAACGTCACGGGCGCCCAGGGCAATGCCGGCGTTCATGCGGTCGCAACGGCGAAGCCCGACGGTTACACCATCGGTTCGATCACCGCGTTTTCCGTCGCCTCGTGGCTGCAGGGCTACGGCAAGCTCCGGGCCAAGGACATGTCGTTCATCGGCCTCGGCCAGGTCACCGATTCCATGCTCTTCGTTCCGTACAAGAGCAAGTTCAAGAACTTCAAGGAAATCCTGGCATTCGTCAAAGCCAACCCGGGCAAGATGAAGCTTGCACTCGGCGCCAGTTTCGGCGGTCCCGACGATCTCACCCTGAAGTATCTCGCGACCAAGGGCTACAAATGGAAGCCGATTCCCTACGAGCTTCCGGCCGAACGGTATGCGGCGCCCTTGGGCGGCCATGTCGACATCATGTATGAGGAACCCGGCGACGTGCGGCAGTTCATCGACGCCAAGCAGATCCGGCCCGTGGTCGTGTTTTCCCCGGAGCAAAACCCGTACTATCCCGACGTTCCGAAGATCACGGACTTCGGCTTCGATATGTATCTGAAAAACTACCGGGCGATCATCACGGCCAAGGACGTTCCC
This window encodes:
- a CDS encoding enoyl-CoA hydratase/isomerase family protein, which encodes MTEPSKSPASAAPNEPVLLPDLSERGVLTLTLNRPRVYNALSEDLLDALKTALESAAKDSAVRVVVIRAAGRAFCAGH
- a CDS encoding DUF427 domain-containing protein, with translation MKKPGPDHPISVEPAAETVTVVFNGKTVARSSQALKMQEARYAPVYYIPLADVDRAVMAKTAHRTYCPYKGHASYYTVTVGIESAENAVWAYEEPFEAVAAIAGHVAFYADRVDSLTVG
- a CDS encoding tripartite tricarboxylate transporter substrate binding protein, producing MSTTAYIRKTTGMVAIGLALSVAASGSWAAEKFPNRPIDIIANYGPGGGADQFVRALAPLLSRELGVKVQPSNVTGAQGNAGVHAVATAKPDGYTIGSITAFSVASWLQGYGKLRAKDMSFIGLGQVTDSMLFVPYKSKFKNFKEILAFVKANPGKMKLALGASFGGPDDLTLKYLATKGYKWKPIPYELPAERYAAPLGGHVDIMYEEPGDVRQFIDAKQIRPVVVFSPEQNPYYPDVPKITDFGFDMYLKNYRAIITAKDVPADRQKILSEALGRAFTSPEFKKFCDRTATCTAPRNPQDTRAFIENYYGTMKKYSKQFGIPTKE
- a CDS encoding amidohydrolase family protein, whose translation is MAEPARKLNGNDHYQIIAEEYRSPTKKIRPEYFVIDADRHIIEPPEAFNKYLDKKYSDAAVQEVRDNFGATRLMIEGRLYQKPRGLGSGRPEGTSDHRPRGVSLSYRDACEHVYANRDEDMDRTGIDVALWIPTMGVFLPDVLDWDLQYAYMRSYNDWIANDWAIGKRHLWCASIPLDPVNAVAEIKRVAEMGANGIALRPNVMQDVHWWEPEWDPVWEAMVDAGLPVVFHEGTGTYHASYSTEYKFKHYWLTHTVSHPCEMATGLVGIIGMGVLARHPGLRALLCEGGATWVPFFLGRLDDHFEDRPGENIYIDRLPSEYFRQQCCICTFEPQEPLLKETMEWLNGRNMACTSDYPHWDSSGVSGVEQYLKYYPDFDEETRNRFFSHNAIDVLGNL